CGCTTCGGTCTTGGTCGTCGTAAAATGTTTTTTTCGTTGATTGCCGCGCACAATCACATGATACAACGCCCCGTCAAACTCGACTCTGGGCTTGCGTGCCATGGACTGAAACTAGCAAGAGGGGAGAGAATAAGTCAATACTCAGGCCTGACCCCAATCATGACCCCTGAATCAATGGCCTTACCGGCAAGCGCGGGTGAACTTGCGGGATCAAGCCGGACTTGAGTGGAAGATGTCTCTCTTCGGCAGCGACACCATCGAGGCCATTGAGGAAGTCGCTCGCGGCGACGTCCATCTCGCGACGATCAATCCCTCCAGCCCCCTGACTATGGCGTACCGCGGACGCGGTCCTTTCAAAGAAGCGATTCCAGTCCGGGCGATTGCCGTCATTCCCACCCAGGACCAGTTTGCTTTCGCCGTATCCGAGAAAACAGGATTAAAGTCTTTCATGGATTTGCTTGAGCGCCGCTACCCGTTGCGCGTTTCGCTCCGCGGTCAGAAACGTCATTCGGTTCACCTCGTGGTCAAAGAAGTGCTGGCGCAGGTCGGATTTACTCTCGATGACCTGGTTTCGTGGGACGGTCAGGTACGCTACGACGAGGGCATGCAGGATGGTCCAAATCGTTTCGGCGCCGTGCAACGGGGCGAGGTGGATGCCATTTTTGATGAGGCGGTGAAGCGTTGGACGAATCAAGCTCTCGATGCCGGAATGCGGTTTCTTCCGCTGGAGGAGGAGCACATCACGCGATTAGAAGAAATCGGTTTCCGTCGCGCCATCCTGTCTAAGGATATCTACCCCAAGCTCCTGGCCGATGTGTCCACCGTCGATTTTAGCGGCTGGCCGATTTTTACCCACGCCGACGTATCCGAGGATATCGTAAGATCGTTTTGTCTCGCGCTGGACAATCGAAAGGATCGTATCCCGTGGCAGGGAGAGGGTCCCCTCCCCTTGGAACGGATGTGCGAAGACAACCCGGAGGGACCATTGGATGTGCCGCTTCATCCCGCGGCAGAGATCTTTTGGCGCGAGCGAGGTTACTTGAAATGACGGGCAGAGATCAGGGACAGGGCAGGTTTCAGACTAAGCTAACCTCCGATAAGCACTTATCAGGAAAAGCAGAACTGGCTAACTTCATACGTCCCCTATTTTGCCCCCTTCGGTTGCGGCGTCGCCGCGTCTACTTCGAAAACGTTTCACGAAGCAGTTTCGCGTACTCGTCGATCTGATCGGCGAGATTCGGGTTTACGGGCACGATGCGCAGATCTTTCATGAGCGCGGCTTGCTCCTGAGCGACGTCGGTGCGCGCCGACAGGCGGTGAAAGCCGCGCATGATCGCCTGCCCTTCTTTCGATAATACATAGTCGACATAGAGTCTCGCCGCGTTCGGGTGTAAGGGTTGGGCCGTGACGCCGACACCGATCATGATCGCCGGCACGGGACCGGGCGCAATCCAGTCGATCGGCGCGCCCGCGTCACGCAAGCGGTTGACCGAGGCCACCGGTATGTTGATATCGAATACCGCCTCGCCGGCAGCGACCAATTGCGCAATCAGACTGTGCCCGGTGCGTTGGAGAATTTCTTGTTTCGCCAGCTCGCGCATGAACCGCAAGCCGTTTTCCCTGCCCATAATTTGCAACATCCCGGCAAACCAATCGACCTTGGTGCCCTCCATCATCATCTTGTTTTTCCATGCCGGATTCAGAAGATCCGCGTAGGTTTTCGGAACGTTCGCCTGGCGCAGGAGATTCTTGTTATAGGCGACGACGTAGGGGTGGTAATAGAAAGTCGTCCAGAAATCATCTTCTTTGAAATCCTTGGGGTAAACGCCGCCCTCCGTAGGGTTGTACCGTCCCAAAACACCTTTGGCCTTGAGCGTGTGCATGCTGAACTCGACGGTTTGAACGACGTCGGCAAAGCTTTTTTTCGCCCGCGCCTCGGTAAGCACCCGGGTCAATAGCCTTTCGCTGCCGGCGCGAGCGAACTGAACTTTAAGAAACGGATATTTCGCTTCGAACTTTGGCAAGATCACATTGGCTTCTTCAAGCGTCAGCGAAGCGTAAAGCACCAGCTCACGCTCGCGCTTGGCGCCTTCGATGAGCTCCTGCGGCGTAGCGCCATTCGCCACAGTGGCGCAGAGGAACCACATCCAGGCGAAGTACGCGATACCCCCTGCCCGGGTGAATATTTTCCAAAGCATCTTTGCCAAGTCGATTACACGAGCACGCGCTGCTTCAAGCGATGGGGTAAGAACTCAACTTTATCGATCTTCACGCCGATACCTTCGTCATCAAACAGTCCAGCGCCACCGCTCCTTTGCCCTTTTCGAAAACCATCAGCGGATTGATATCGACCTCGGCAATTTCATCCGCCAAATCGATGGCCAGGCGCGAAAATCGGCAAAGGATCTCCGCCAGCGCGTCGATGTCACTCTCTGCTTGGCCGCGCACGCCCTTGAGCATGCGGTAACCCTTGAGCTCGCCGATCATGTCCAAGGCATCGGATTTTGTCAAAGGCGCAATGCGCATGGCGATGTCCTTGATCACTTCGACAAAGATGCCTCCTATGCCCACGACGATCACCGGACCAAATTGCGGGTCGCGCGTCATACCGACGATCACTTCCCTGTCGCCCGTGACCATTTCCTGAAC
This region of Deltaproteobacteria bacterium genomic DNA includes:
- a CDS encoding acetyl-CoA synthetase, producing the protein MAKTIRYPVVLKVESAEITHKTEAGAVRMNIQNESELRRCYGEILRNVQAHDASAVIDGILVQEMVTGDREVIVGMTRDPQFGPVIVVGIGGIFVEVIKDIAMRIAPLTKSDALDMIGELKGYRMLKGVRGQAESDIDALAEILCRFSRLAIDLADEIAEVDINPLMVFEKGKGAVALDCLMTKVSA
- a CDS encoding extracellular solute-binding protein, which codes for MAKMLWKIFTRAGGIAYFAWMWFLCATVANGATPQELIEGAKRERELVLYASLTLEEANVILPKFEAKYPFLKVQFARAGSERLLTRVLTEARAKKSFADVVQTVEFSMHTLKAKGVLGRYNPTEGGVYPKDFKEDDFWTTFYYHPYVVAYNKNLLRQANVPKTYADLLNPAWKNKMMMEGTKVDWFAGMLQIMGRENGLRFMRELAKQEILQRTGHSLIAQLVAAGEAVFDINIPVASVNRLRDAGAPIDWIAPGPVPAIMIGVGVTAQPLHPNAARLYVDYVLSKEGQAIMRGFHRLSARTDVAQEQAALMKDLRIVPVNPNLADQIDEYAKLLRETFSK